One Methylophaga marina DNA window includes the following coding sequences:
- a CDS encoding ATP-binding protein, translated as MKVINFSLSNRVLVAVSLVLTAFLGISAISLNNAFKTSAELEQKKRLKNYVYTLLTAAEINDKGELKMTHDLAEPKFSIPNSGLYAQITSNGKIVWQSPSAIGHFLSLPFQPGPSNEHYTVVEIDAGMKLQNLAFGIVWETETGKELDYTINVAEDMSTIKETTASFQRSLWYWLGGTGLMLLLAQWLILKWSLRPLHDVAKDLHAIETGEHDRLNDEYPRELKQLTNNINALLDHEQSRRQRYKNSLADLAHSLKTPLSVFRGELANNHDLENLKKTGYEQLDRISTLVDYQLQRASTEGKSSLLAPVSVGEIIHKIIGSLDKVYKNKNIHAQCEIERDAYIHADEGDMYELLGNLLENAYKYGKQEVHVIATSSGNMVKIRVEDDGSGIPTRAESYIIKRGHRIDTQAEGQGIGLAIVSDIIMAYEGNIHLERGRLGGASFIVELPRI; from the coding sequence GTGAAAGTCATTAATTTCTCTTTATCCAACCGGGTTCTTGTTGCTGTCAGTCTCGTACTAACAGCGTTTCTGGGTATCTCTGCCATCAGTCTGAATAATGCATTTAAAACCAGTGCAGAGCTGGAACAAAAGAAACGTTTAAAAAACTATGTCTATACTCTACTCACAGCCGCCGAGATCAATGATAAAGGTGAGTTAAAAATGACTCACGATTTGGCAGAACCGAAATTTTCTATACCTAACTCCGGTCTTTATGCACAAATCACCAGTAACGGTAAGATTGTATGGCAATCTCCTTCAGCAATCGGTCATTTTTTATCTCTGCCTTTTCAACCCGGGCCATCGAATGAACACTACACTGTCGTTGAAATAGATGCAGGAATGAAGTTACAAAACCTGGCTTTCGGCATTGTCTGGGAAACTGAAACCGGTAAAGAGCTTGACTATACCATTAATGTGGCTGAAGACATGTCTACCATTAAAGAAACCACAGCCAGTTTTCAGCGCAGTTTGTGGTATTGGTTAGGAGGAACGGGATTAATGCTGTTATTAGCACAATGGTTAATCCTCAAGTGGAGTTTGCGCCCATTACATGACGTTGCCAAAGATTTGCATGCGATTGAAACCGGTGAGCATGATCGTTTAAATGATGAGTACCCACGTGAACTCAAGCAACTCACCAACAATATTAATGCCCTGCTTGATCATGAACAATCACGCCGTCAACGCTACAAGAATTCGCTAGCTGATCTTGCACATAGTTTAAAAACGCCCTTATCTGTTTTTCGTGGCGAACTGGCTAATAACCACGATCTGGAAAACTTGAAGAAAACAGGCTATGAGCAGCTTGACAGAATCAGTACCCTGGTTGATTACCAACTACAACGAGCATCAACAGAAGGTAAGAGCAGCCTGCTCGCTCCCGTTTCTGTCGGTGAGATTATTCATAAAATCATAGGTAGCCTTGATAAAGTCTACAAAAACAAAAATATACATGCACAATGTGAGATTGAGCGTGATGCGTACATTCATGCAGACGAAGGTGATATGTATGAGTTATTAGGCAACTTATTGGAAAATGCTTACAAGTACGGTAAGCAAGAAGTGCATGTCATTGCCACCAGTTCAGGGAACATGGTCAAAATCCGTGTCGAAGATGATGGGTCTGGAATTCCGACCCGTGCAGAAAGCTATATTATTAAACGCGGACATCGTATCGATACCCAGGCTGAGGGACAAGGCATTGGCCTGGCCATCGTCAGCGATATCATCATGGCCTATGAAGGTAATATCCACCTAGAACGTGGCCGCCTAGGTGGGGCAAGTTTTATTGTCGAATTACCGAGAATTTAA
- a CDS encoding nitroreductase family protein produces the protein MIQKPADTAQPIEKVMAERWSGRAYDPTVMVSQEEITALCEAARWAPSCFGDEPWRYLVCDKNTDRTAWEKLLSALAPGNQEWAKNAPVLILAASVPLFSQNDKPNRWSGYDTGAASISLCLQATSMGLMSHQMGGFDDKKIREAFAISDDIHMWSVIAIGHQAALDNLTEEQLERELSPRQRRPLEQAFFMNKWS, from the coding sequence ATGATTCAAAAACCCGCTGATACAGCTCAACCCATCGAAAAAGTCATGGCAGAACGCTGGAGTGGTCGTGCATATGACCCTACCGTTATGGTGTCTCAAGAAGAAATCACTGCACTTTGTGAAGCTGCACGCTGGGCCCCTTCATGTTTTGGGGATGAGCCATGGCGTTATCTGGTTTGCGATAAAAATACTGACCGCACTGCATGGGAAAAACTGTTATCAGCCTTGGCCCCCGGCAATCAGGAATGGGCAAAGAACGCCCCAGTGTTAATTTTAGCGGCTTCAGTCCCTCTCTTCAGCCAAAATGATAAACCCAACCGTTGGTCAGGGTATGACACGGGTGCTGCCAGCATCAGCCTTTGCTTGCAAGCAACATCTATGGGGTTAATGAGCCATCAAATGGGCGGCTTTGACGATAAAAAAATCCGTGAGGCATTTGCCATTTCCGATGATATTCATATGTGGTCAGTGATCGCCATTGGTCATCAGGCGGCACTGGACAATTTGACCGAGGAACAATTAGAAAGAGAACTTTCTCCTCGTCAACGTCGTCCTTTAGAACAAGCATTTTTCATGAATAAGTGGTCATAA
- a CDS encoding DUF481 domain-containing protein — translation MKHVEADRGLFGTGLYTNWKRRLDLGFGGTAGKSSTNQLNVGFNADYESKQMRTAHKTAFFRAESDHELSSQSFFTSMNRDWLRPNSPWFQFAGGRFDLDEFKDWDYRANASSGFGYEFVNTDSWLFVGRSGLGFNRTFGGEQQDFTPEGMLGIETKWSMNQYQHVEFSNTYYPSLNDRDYRNLTSFDWILDLNSFVGVALKLGITNEYDSTVHDDTDPNDFKYTVSLAWKL, via the coding sequence GTGAAACATGTAGAGGCTGACAGAGGTTTGTTCGGAACCGGGCTTTACACCAACTGGAAACGTCGGCTTGACCTTGGCTTTGGTGGTACTGCCGGTAAGTCCAGCACAAACCAACTGAACGTTGGATTTAATGCCGATTATGAATCAAAACAAATGCGGACTGCGCATAAAACCGCGTTCTTCCGAGCCGAATCTGATCATGAATTATCTTCACAAAGTTTTTTTACTTCAATGAACCGAGACTGGTTGAGACCCAACTCTCCCTGGTTTCAGTTTGCAGGTGGACGTTTTGATCTGGATGAATTCAAAGACTGGGATTACCGTGCTAATGCCAGTTCTGGATTTGGTTATGAGTTTGTGAATACAGATTCTTGGTTATTCGTGGGGAGAAGCGGTCTCGGTTTTAATAGAACCTTTGGCGGTGAGCAGCAGGACTTTACACCAGAGGGAATGTTAGGAATTGAAACCAAGTGGAGTATGAATCAATATCAGCATGTAGAGTTTTCTAATACGTACTACCCCAGCCTCAATGACCGCGATTACCGTAATCTCACCTCTTTCGACTGGATTCTGGACTTAAATAGCTTCGTGGGTGTAGCACTCAAGCTTGGTATTACCAACGAATATGACTCCACCGTACATGATGATACTGACCCCAATGATTTTAAATATACTGTCTCGTTAGCCTGGAAGCTGTAG
- a CDS encoding c-type cytochrome, translating into MNPIKSVAILFSFASTLLASCPLFADGRPYTVKANNKVDSDTFIGYKVYRTWCARCHGTFGQGLAASDLTKTLKTTDRDEFFTVVARGKKGRIGVMPAWQSNDSVMKNRDRIYSYLRARADGALGAVTPELID; encoded by the coding sequence ATGAACCCTATAAAATCAGTTGCCATTTTGTTTTCATTCGCCAGTACACTATTAGCATCATGTCCATTGTTTGCGGATGGTAGACCATATACAGTGAAAGCAAATAACAAAGTAGACTCTGATACCTTCATTGGCTACAAAGTCTATCGAACCTGGTGTGCAAGATGTCATGGCACCTTCGGACAAGGATTGGCAGCCAGTGACTTAACAAAAACCTTAAAAACAACGGATAGAGATGAGTTTTTTACTGTTGTTGCCAGAGGAAAAAAAGGCCGAATTGGGGTAATGCCTGCTTGGCAATCGAATGATAGCGTTATGAAAAACAGAGATAGAATTTATAGTTACTTAAGGGCCAGAGCTGATGGCGCGCTTGGGGCTGTAACACCCGAGTTGATCGACTGA
- a CDS encoding pentapeptide repeat-containing protein, with product MKKMLIVLGLSMIATTASAYEKVYLDRLLKSLQCNYCNLSEADLNGHELNGADMSEANLKGINLSNAKLHGVWFTHSRMQGAILEGATVTNALMDYAELNGANLRKANLSGAQLIFADLTDADLTGAKLEGAKLRGVMYCNTTMPDGEVNNSGCP from the coding sequence ATGAAAAAAATGCTGATTGTGCTTGGTTTATCCATGATAGCCACCACGGCTTCTGCTTATGAAAAAGTCTATCTGGATAGATTACTTAAATCCTTGCAATGTAATTATTGTAATCTGAGCGAAGCCGATCTAAACGGCCATGAATTAAATGGTGCTGATATGAGTGAAGCTAATCTCAAGGGAATCAATCTAAGCAACGCTAAACTACATGGTGTTTGGTTCACACATTCCAGAATGCAGGGTGCGATTCTCGAAGGTGCGACCGTTACCAATGCACTGATGGATTATGCTGAATTGAATGGTGCAAACCTAAGAAAGGCCAATCTCTCTGGTGCTCAGCTCATTTTCGCGGATCTCACTGATGCGGATTTAACCGGTGCAAAGCTTGAAGGCGCAAAATTACGTGGCGTGATGTACTGCAACACTACGATGCCAGATGGTGAAGTCAACAATAGCGGATGCCCATAA
- a CDS encoding PepSY domain-containing protein, with the protein MYRVLLILLFTCPPLLAFADEHRPYEQEPGNNINEIALPLTTHTAAELAKVETGGKILSVEEEHYGSKTVFRVKVLHNDGKVKNHRFDRDSGHSVP; encoded by the coding sequence ATGTATAGAGTTTTATTAATACTTCTTTTTACCTGTCCACCACTCCTTGCATTTGCGGATGAACATCGACCTTACGAACAAGAGCCGGGCAACAACATTAATGAAATTGCTTTACCCTTAACGACACATACAGCAGCTGAACTGGCAAAAGTTGAAACAGGCGGAAAAATCCTTTCCGTTGAAGAAGAGCACTACGGTAGCAAAACGGTATTTCGTGTTAAAGTGCTGCATAACGATGGAAAAGTAAAAAATCACCGATTTGATCGTGACTCCGGCCATTCAGTTCCATGA
- a CDS encoding response regulator transcription factor — MRVLLVEDEKHLREQITQQLKQQNLTVDAVADGEEGLFMGAEYPYDVAIIDLGLPKLSGIELIQSLRKQGFDYPILILTARGRWQDKVEGLESGADDYLVKPFHFEELIARINALSRRASGWSNPTLSCGPITLNPATQEVTKNGQLIELTAYEYRLLHYLLLHAGEVISKTELTDHIYEQDQDRDSNVIEVFVKRLRSKLDPDKQLNPIETLRGRGYRLNLPRESH, encoded by the coding sequence ATGCGCGTTTTATTAGTAGAAGATGAGAAACATCTTCGTGAACAAATTACCCAACAATTAAAACAACAAAATCTCACTGTCGATGCTGTGGCAGATGGTGAAGAAGGCCTTTTCATGGGGGCAGAGTATCCCTACGATGTGGCTATTATTGATTTGGGGCTGCCGAAACTATCTGGTATTGAACTGATTCAGTCATTACGCAAACAAGGATTTGACTACCCTATCCTGATATTAACAGCACGTGGTCGCTGGCAAGATAAAGTTGAAGGCCTTGAATCTGGTGCTGACGACTACCTGGTCAAACCATTTCATTTTGAAGAGCTTATCGCACGTATCAACGCACTTAGCCGCCGCGCATCAGGTTGGTCAAATCCAACACTAAGCTGTGGTCCAATCACACTCAACCCGGCCACGCAAGAAGTCACCAAAAACGGTCAGCTAATTGAACTAACAGCTTACGAATATCGTTTACTTCATTATCTATTGCTGCATGCGGGCGAAGTCATTTCAAAAACAGAACTCACCGACCATATCTACGAACAAGATCAAGATCGTGATAGTAATGTCATTGAGGTATTTGTAAAACGTTTACGTAGTAAATTGGATCCAGATAAACAACTTAATCCAATAGAAACATTACGTGGGCGTGGTTACAGGCTTAACCTGCCCCGTGAAAGTCATTAA
- the hrpA gene encoding ATP-dependent RNA helicase HrpA gives MNNAEQNLTQLIQSSMLSDRYRLQRQWQQLRKNKADAEKISAFTQRVLRSVERAQQRLKQIPKPDFSADLPVIERRHEVAKAIEENQVIILCGETGSGKTTQLPKICLDLGRGVTGMIGHTQPRRIAARTVATRIAEELGSEIGQTVGYKVRFHDQVNAENSYIKLMTDGILLAETQNDRFLNQYDTLIIDEAHERSLNIDFLLGYIKQLLPKRPDLKVIITSATIDTERFSKHFEHAPVIEVSGRTYPVEIRYRPLLTTDEDSPDYDMVSGIVAAVDELCREGPGDVLIFLAGERDIRDVSEALRKHHPPQTEILPLFARQSAAEQNRVFKTGGQRRIILSTNVAETSLTVPGIRYVVDPGNARISRYSVRNKVQRLPIEKISQSSANQRSGRCGRVAAGVCIRLYDEEDFNNRPAFTDPEVLRTNLASVILQMSALKLGNPAKFPFINPPPQKMINDGYRLLDELGAVDKQRRITDIGRQLSKLPIDPKIARMLLAGAEQNSLTEVLIIASALSIQDPRERPMDKQQAADEAHSKYKDERSDFIAFIKLWNHYHDKKKHLSQNKLRKYCKEQFLSFLRLREWHDIHQQLHVQLAELGLKFNQQEASYDSIHRALLAGLLSHIATKTDKFEYTGGRNLKLQIFPGSALHKKGPKWIMAAELVETGKLYARIVAKIEPEWIEPIAGDLVRRQYTDPHWEKKPAQVVAFESVTLNGLPIVNRRRIHYGPIDPSLSNEIFIRSALVEGDWHCQAKFFQHNQRLIEEIELLEQKSRRRDVLVDDDTLFDFYRSKVPDNIINGAGFDNWCKQAEKKDPNLLMLSKEILMQHQAEQVTVDQFPDQILINRVPLPLEYHFEPGKAEDGITQTIPLSLLNQTSKERYEWLVPGLLREKVIFLIKALPKSLRRHFIPVPQYADQCIKSMSADSGALLPALSEQLRKLTGIEIDVTDWRTEDLPLYLQMNFKLVDEQGELLDESRDLDKLKENWAREAAASFRQIPDSDYEKKGLSTWSFDSLPEHITLEQNGLQVTAYPALVDRGDCVDLTLMDTKPQAQALTRHGLRRLFMLNQADAVKYLHKNLPDIKQMCLHYANVPPSPYSDDAQTDLTPCEQLKTDLIQVAFDRCFILDKPAITDKNAFEQRIAERKSELINLAAKLAQSIAKPLAEYHAIAKRLSGNIPLAAINSVNDIKQQLSFLIYQGFVHDTPDEALTRLPVYCQAAGIRLDRLLTDPNKDKQRMSEVMPHWQKFINKVNKIETPAFREYRWMLEEFRISVFAQELKTAYPISGKRLEKQWQEC, from the coding sequence GTGAATAACGCTGAGCAAAACTTAACGCAACTTATCCAGTCCTCCATGCTATCTGATCGTTATCGTCTTCAACGTCAGTGGCAGCAATTACGTAAAAATAAGGCAGATGCTGAAAAAATCAGCGCCTTCACTCAGCGTGTGTTGCGATCCGTTGAACGTGCGCAACAGCGCTTGAAACAGATACCCAAACCGGATTTCAGTGCTGACTTACCCGTTATCGAACGTCGACATGAAGTCGCCAAAGCTATTGAAGAGAATCAGGTCATTATTCTCTGTGGCGAGACCGGCTCTGGTAAAACCACTCAGTTACCCAAAATTTGCCTGGATTTAGGCCGTGGTGTTACTGGCATGATAGGCCATACTCAGCCACGCCGAATCGCAGCCAGAACGGTAGCGACACGTATTGCCGAAGAGTTAGGCTCAGAAATTGGACAAACCGTGGGTTACAAAGTCCGTTTTCATGATCAAGTGAATGCTGAAAACAGTTATATCAAACTGATGACAGATGGTATTTTACTGGCTGAGACACAAAATGATCGCTTCCTGAATCAATACGACACCCTGATTATCGATGAGGCCCATGAACGCAGTCTCAATATTGATTTTTTACTCGGTTATATCAAACAGCTGTTACCCAAACGCCCTGATTTAAAAGTCATTATTACTTCAGCAACAATCGATACCGAACGCTTTTCCAAACATTTTGAGCATGCCCCGGTGATTGAAGTCAGTGGCCGTACCTACCCAGTAGAAATTCGCTACCGCCCTCTCCTCACAACCGATGAAGACTCACCCGATTATGATATGGTCTCAGGTATTGTGGCAGCAGTTGATGAGCTCTGCCGAGAAGGGCCCGGAGATGTATTGATATTCTTGGCCGGCGAGCGTGATATTCGTGATGTATCAGAAGCTTTACGCAAACATCATCCGCCACAAACTGAAATTTTACCTTTATTCGCCAGACAATCTGCTGCTGAACAAAACCGGGTGTTTAAGACCGGTGGGCAACGACGAATTATCTTATCTACTAATGTTGCTGAAACCTCATTAACGGTGCCAGGCATTCGCTACGTTGTTGACCCAGGAAATGCACGTATCAGTCGTTACAGTGTTCGCAATAAAGTACAACGTCTCCCGATAGAAAAAATTTCCCAATCCAGTGCGAATCAACGATCAGGGCGTTGTGGCCGTGTAGCCGCTGGCGTGTGTATACGGTTGTACGACGAAGAGGATTTTAATAACCGCCCGGCATTTACTGATCCAGAAGTTCTTCGCACTAATCTGGCATCAGTCATTCTACAAATGTCAGCGTTGAAACTGGGTAATCCAGCTAAGTTTCCTTTTATTAATCCGCCGCCACAAAAAATGATCAACGACGGTTATCGGCTTTTAGATGAATTGGGTGCCGTCGATAAACAACGTCGTATTACTGACATTGGCAGACAGTTATCCAAGCTGCCCATCGATCCTAAAATAGCCCGGATGTTGCTTGCAGGTGCAGAACAAAACAGTCTGACTGAAGTGCTCATTATTGCCAGTGCTTTGAGTATTCAGGATCCACGTGAAAGACCGATGGACAAGCAGCAGGCGGCGGATGAGGCCCATTCTAAATATAAGGACGAACGTTCTGATTTTATTGCTTTTATTAAACTCTGGAATCATTATCACGATAAGAAAAAACACCTTAGTCAGAATAAACTAAGAAAGTATTGTAAAGAGCAATTTCTCTCCTTCTTACGCCTTCGTGAATGGCATGACATCCATCAACAACTGCATGTGCAACTGGCTGAACTGGGCTTAAAATTCAATCAACAAGAGGCCAGTTATGACAGTATTCATCGCGCACTGCTCGCTGGTTTACTGAGTCACATCGCCACAAAAACAGATAAGTTTGAATACACAGGCGGACGAAACCTCAAGCTACAAATATTTCCTGGCTCAGCTTTGCATAAAAAAGGGCCTAAATGGATCATGGCGGCTGAGCTGGTTGAAACCGGTAAATTGTATGCGCGCATTGTGGCTAAAATCGAACCCGAATGGATTGAGCCAATTGCTGGTGACCTGGTCAGACGTCAATACACTGACCCACACTGGGAGAAAAAACCCGCCCAGGTGGTTGCCTTTGAGTCAGTCACACTGAATGGCTTACCCATTGTTAATCGCAGGCGTATTCACTACGGACCTATTGACCCTTCTTTATCAAATGAAATTTTTATTCGCTCAGCATTAGTTGAAGGTGACTGGCATTGTCAGGCAAAATTTTTCCAACATAACCAACGTCTCATTGAAGAAATTGAGTTACTTGAACAAAAGTCTCGTCGTCGAGATGTGTTAGTCGATGACGATACCTTGTTTGATTTCTATCGCAGCAAAGTACCGGATAACATCATTAACGGTGCCGGTTTCGATAACTGGTGTAAGCAAGCAGAAAAGAAAGACCCTAATCTGCTCATGCTAAGCAAAGAGATTCTGATGCAACATCAGGCTGAACAAGTCACCGTCGATCAGTTTCCCGATCAGATTCTTATCAATCGTGTTCCTCTGCCGCTTGAATATCATTTTGAACCCGGTAAAGCCGAAGATGGCATCACTCAGACAATTCCGCTCTCTCTGTTGAATCAGACAAGTAAAGAACGTTATGAGTGGTTGGTACCAGGCTTACTTCGCGAGAAAGTGATTTTCTTGATTAAAGCGCTACCCAAATCATTGCGTCGTCATTTTATTCCAGTACCTCAATATGCCGACCAATGCATCAAATCCATGTCGGCTGACTCGGGCGCTCTATTACCAGCGCTCAGTGAACAACTGAGAAAACTGACAGGTATTGAAATTGATGTGACGGATTGGCGTACTGAAGATCTGCCGCTATATCTGCAAATGAATTTTAAGCTGGTAGATGAGCAAGGTGAACTATTAGATGAAAGTCGTGACCTGGATAAACTAAAAGAAAACTGGGCACGAGAAGCCGCTGCCAGTTTCAGGCAAATTCCTGACAGTGACTATGAAAAGAAAGGACTGTCAACCTGGTCATTTGACTCACTACCAGAACATATCACACTAGAACAAAACGGCTTACAAGTCACCGCTTATCCAGCGCTTGTCGATAGAGGGGATTGCGTTGATTTAACCTTAATGGATACAAAACCTCAGGCTCAGGCCTTAACACGACACGGGCTTCGCCGCCTTTTCATGTTAAATCAAGCAGATGCAGTCAAGTATTTGCATAAAAATCTACCAGATATCAAACAGATGTGCTTGCACTATGCCAATGTGCCGCCATCGCCATACTCAGATGATGCACAAACAGACCTGACGCCGTGTGAACAACTTAAAACCGACTTAATTCAAGTGGCCTTTGACCGCTGCTTTATTTTGGATAAGCCGGCCATCACGGATAAAAATGCATTCGAACAACGTATCGCCGAAAGAAAAAGTGAGCTAATTAATCTAGCCGCTAAACTCGCTCAGAGTATTGCTAAGCCGCTTGCTGAATATCATGCAATTGCAAAAAGACTGTCTGGCAACATCCCACTGGCCGCCATTAACTCTGTAAACGATATCAAACAACAATTAAGCTTTTTGATTTATCAGGGGTTTGTGCATGATACGCCAGATGAAGCCTTGACCAGGTTGCCCGTATATTGTCAGGCTGCAGGTATCAGATTGGATCGTCTATTGACCGATCCCAATAAAGACAAACAACGCATGTCCGAAGTCATGCCTCACTGGCAAAAGTTCATCAATAAGGTCAACAAAATCGAAACACCAGCCTTTAGAGAGTATCGTTGGATGCTGGAAGAATTTCGTATTTCAGTCTTTGCTCAAGAGCTTAAAACCGCTTACCCCATCTCGGGTAAGCGCTTGGAAAAGCAGTGGCAAGAATGTTGA
- a CDS encoding putative bifunctional diguanylate cyclase/phosphodiesterase, whose protein sequence is METVSQTHLERHAQKFKINKMRVGILLQQGFIASMTNIVILILTLLALHSSENASSLFIWGMLTFLAILFRMLLIHYLKSHFTEHEQTASTVARYEKIYAAGVLLSGLAWGSLGFAFDGDSQFNHQLIIPLVIAGLCSGAIYSMLSSLTSYVAYVYPMLICIIGAMFYVDLEVEALTLITYMIACTMLFRNLHARVMESLQLRQENEHLVEHLTQINEAQTHLVETLQNKEVFLTQTFENAGVPVFVTNADLIILDVNKASCDLFGYSKTEFKGINMLQLLHDDEPDQPGNDFYKLVEGDVEQYQITKKCLGRDKKPLWLSGTVSAVRNNKNEVDYIVIHAQDITEQKLLSEDLQYLALHDTLTGLPNRFAIEKHLQLLLQEQTEPNHVFCYIDVDQFKVINDTCGHKAGDKLLIQIAHLIKCELQPSDVLSRLSGDEFAILFMDTSATQAQAKLNKVMDKIRHFEFIDHDLSFNSSISVGMVNITPTSTMTDIFKQADNACYAAKEAGRDRIHVFSSHDQEIVQRSGEMRWVSRIQQALSNDRLVLYSQPIVATQKKNSTLPHCELLIRMLDDDGSIIPPGHFLPAAERYNLAASIDMWTVSHVLSRIERARSEGRDVSGVYGINLSGQSLGDTRFYDKIISLIHAADLVDSGAVLCFEITETAAITNMHSALYFINELRKVGCLFALDDFGSGLSSFAYLKQLPIDFLKIDGMFVKDCVENSVNLEIVNSINGIGQVLGLKTVAEFVEDDTTLISLQHIGVDFVQGYHVGRPAPWVI, encoded by the coding sequence TTGGAAACGGTTAGCCAAACTCACTTAGAGCGACATGCTCAGAAATTTAAAATTAACAAAATGCGAGTCGGCATTTTGTTACAGCAGGGCTTTATCGCCAGTATGACAAATATTGTCATCCTTATTCTGACTTTGCTTGCTTTACATTCATCAGAAAATGCAAGTTCGCTCTTCATTTGGGGAATGCTTACTTTTTTGGCCATCCTTTTTAGGATGTTGCTTATTCACTATCTCAAGAGTCATTTTACTGAACATGAACAAACGGCATCGACAGTTGCTCGTTACGAGAAAATATACGCCGCTGGTGTGCTGTTATCAGGACTGGCATGGGGCAGTCTGGGATTTGCTTTTGATGGTGATTCACAATTTAATCATCAATTGATTATTCCTCTGGTCATTGCCGGTCTCTGTTCTGGTGCAATTTATTCAATGCTCAGTAGCCTCACCAGTTATGTCGCTTATGTCTATCCGATGCTAATCTGCATCATAGGCGCTATGTTTTATGTCGATTTAGAAGTAGAAGCGCTGACATTAATCACCTATATGATCGCCTGCACAATGTTATTTAGAAATCTGCATGCAAGGGTCATGGAAAGTCTGCAGTTGCGTCAAGAAAATGAACACCTAGTAGAACATTTAACTCAGATAAATGAAGCACAAACCCACCTTGTTGAAACGCTACAAAATAAAGAAGTATTTCTGACACAGACTTTTGAAAATGCTGGCGTTCCCGTTTTTGTCACCAATGCTGATTTAATTATTCTTGATGTGAATAAAGCGAGTTGCGATTTATTTGGTTATAGCAAGACAGAATTCAAAGGCATCAATATGCTGCAACTACTGCATGATGATGAACCTGATCAACCAGGAAATGATTTTTATAAATTAGTTGAAGGGGATGTTGAGCAATATCAGATCACCAAAAAATGCTTGGGTCGTGACAAAAAACCATTATGGTTATCAGGCACCGTCTCAGCAGTAAGAAATAATAAAAACGAAGTCGATTACATTGTCATTCATGCGCAAGATATTACGGAGCAGAAATTACTTTCAGAAGATCTTCAGTATCTTGCGCTACATGACACATTGACAGGATTACCTAATCGATTTGCCATAGAGAAACACCTACAACTGCTACTTCAGGAGCAAACAGAACCTAATCATGTGTTTTGTTATATCGATGTTGACCAGTTTAAAGTTATCAACGATACCTGTGGTCATAAAGCAGGTGATAAATTACTGATACAAATCGCGCACCTAATCAAATGTGAACTTCAGCCTTCTGATGTGCTTTCCAGGCTGAGTGGGGATGAGTTTGCCATTCTTTTCATGGATACGTCTGCAACACAGGCACAAGCGAAGTTGAACAAAGTGATGGATAAAATTCGTCATTTTGAATTTATCGATCATGATTTATCGTTTAACTCTTCTATCAGTGTTGGCATGGTCAACATCACGCCCACGAGCACGATGACTGATATCTTTAAACAAGCAGATAACGCCTGTTACGCCGCAAAAGAAGCAGGCAGAGATCGTATCCATGTGTTTAGCAGTCATGATCAGGAAATCGTACAACGTAGTGGCGAAATGCGATGGGTCTCAAGAATACAACAGGCATTAAGTAATGACCGGCTGGTACTCTACAGTCAACCTATTGTGGCTACACAAAAGAAAAACAGTACCTTACCTCACTGTGAGTTATTGATACGAATGCTTGATGATGATGGCTCAATTATTCCACCAGGCCACTTTTTACCTGCAGCTGAGCGTTATAACCTGGCAGCATCGATTGATATGTGGACAGTGAGTCATGTTTTGTCACGTATTGAGCGTGCCCGTAGTGAAGGGCGAGACGTCAGTGGTGTATATGGTATTAACTTATCAGGCCAATCTCTGGGCGATACACGCTTTTATGACAAAATTATCTCGTTAATCCATGCTGCTGATTTAGTTGATTCTGGCGCGGTGCTGTGTTTCGAAATTACAGAAACAGCTGCCATTACCAATATGCACAGTGCTCTTTATTTTATTAATGAACTGAGAAAAGTAGGGTGTTTATTTGCCTTGGATGATTTTGGTAGTGGTTTGTCGTCTTTTGCTTATTTGAAACAATTACCCATTGATTTCCTCAAAATTGATGGCATGTTTGTTAAAGATTGTGTGGAGAATTCAGTTAACCTGGAAATCGTCAACTCTATCAACGGTATAGGTCAGGTACTGGGGCTTAAAACGGTTGCCGAGTTTGTTGAGGATGATACGACGCTAATCAGCTTGCAACATATTGGTGTTGATTTTGTGCAGGGCTACCATGTGGGGCGCCCCGCACCATGGGTTATTTAA